In one Solanum lycopersicum chromosome 11, SLM_r2.1 genomic region, the following are encoded:
- the LOC101260891 gene encoding F-box protein CPR1-like isoform X1, whose protein sequence is MRRKIKNKGKLADSSSALEIQKQKMKSIATPKLEVDLSNQILISSGIDAIQKFNQLSKGKSAVEPSNDNTDQMDVDAMAIHFSEVILMDILSRLPVKSLLRFKCVSKFWEKLISDPYLKMKHLNRAKNDQDSQKLLTSLSCRNNGICSMYCCPLSPVQLVEDVQKLDFPSNPTPFPCTIHCCYDGLAVMEVPGNLNEDTTFLLWNPSTRESIELPSPEFRLNKSSCFGLGYDSTSGKYKIVQIFQHMDLPCEIFVLKGGSWKRSVKHPHGIYSLMFAVQFLTFAHAAFHWIAMSRNHAVMVSFSILNEVHGEIPLPEEFSVTDVIGVTLLDGMLSLHSNRPCDQSNSTIKLWVLKEYGIKKSWIPFLSIEDPYIVYAIPKYRFPDGELLFRCFVGGSLRTRSGPFGAWPEGHTLLEAHPFTESLISPRSPVFGVQCDI, encoded by the exons ATGAGACGGAAAATTAAGAATAAGGGAAAGTTAGCAGATAGTAGTTCTGCTCTAGAGATACAAAAACAGAAGATGAAGTCCATTGCAACTCCAAAGTTAGAGGTTGATCTTTCCAATCAAATTCTTATTAGCAGTGGAATTGATGCAATCCAAAAGTTTAATCAGCTTTCAAAAG GGAAGAGCGCTGTAGAGCCATCAAATGATAACACAGACCAGATGGATGTTGAT GCCATGGCAATTCACTTCTCAGAGGTAATACTTATGGACATCCTTAGCAGGTTACCTGTGAAGTCTCTACTTCGATTCAAATGTGTGTCAAAATTTTGGGAAAAATTGATCTCCGATCCATACTTGAAGATGAAGCATCTAAATCGTGCCAAGAATGATCAAGATTCTCAAAAACTTCTTACTAGCCTAAGTTGCCGTAATAATGGTATATGTTCCATGTATTGTTGTCCTTTGTCGCCTGTTCAGCTGGTTGAGGATGTACAAAAACTCGATTTCCCTTCAAACCCTACACCATTCCCATGCACAATCCATTGTTGTTATGATGGATTGGCTGTTATGGAGGTTCCTGGTAATTTGAATGAAGACACCACATTTTTGCTGTGGAACCCCTCCACAAGAGAATCAATTGAACTTCCTTCTCCAGAATTTCGACTGAACAAAAGTTCTTGTTTTGGTTTGGGTTATGACTCAACCAGTGGCAAGTATAAGATTGTTCAGATTTTTCAGCATATGGATTTACCTTGTGAAATTTTTGTACTGAAAGGTGGCTCTTGGAAAAGAAGTGTTAAGCATCCTCATGGCATTTACAGTCTGATGTTTGCTGTGCAGTTTTTGACATTTGCACATGCGGCATTTCATTGGATCGCTATGTCACGAAATCATGCTGTGATGGTTTCGTTTAGTATTTTGAATGAAGTGCATGGAGAGATTCCCTTACCGGAGGAATTTTCAGTCACGGATGTTATTGGTGTTACACTGTTGGATGGAATGCTTTCTCTTCATTCTAATCGTCCTTGTGATCAGAGTAACAGTACTATTAAGTTATGGGTATTGAAAGAGTATGGTATCAAGAAATCTTGGATTCCATTCTTATCTATCGAAGATCCCTATATTGTTTATGCTATACCGAAATATAGGTTTCCGGATGGTGAACTGCTATTCAGGTGCTTTGTTGGGGGTTCATTAAGGACACGTAGTGGACCATTTGGAGCATGGCCCGAAGGTCATACCTTATTAGAGGCACATCCTTTTACAGAAAGCTTGATTTCTCCAAGATCACCAGTTTTTGGAGTACAATGTGATATTTAG
- the LOC101260891 gene encoding uncharacterized protein isoform X2, producing MRRKIKNKGKLADSSSALEIQKQKMKSIATPKLEVDLSNQILISSGIDAIQKFNQLSKGKSAVEPSNDNTDQMDVDAMAIHFSEFLTFAHAAFHWIAMSRNHAVMVSFSILNEVHGEIPLPEEFSVTDVIGVTLLDGMLSLHSNRPCDQSNSTIKLWVLKEYGIKKSWIPFLSIEDPYIVYAIPKYRFPDGELLFRCFVGGSLRTRSGPFGAWPEGHTLLEAHPFTESLISPRSPVFGVQCDI from the exons ATGAGACGGAAAATTAAGAATAAGGGAAAGTTAGCAGATAGTAGTTCTGCTCTAGAGATACAAAAACAGAAGATGAAGTCCATTGCAACTCCAAAGTTAGAGGTTGATCTTTCCAATCAAATTCTTATTAGCAGTGGAATTGATGCAATCCAAAAGTTTAATCAGCTTTCAAAAG GGAAGAGCGCTGTAGAGCCATCAAATGATAACACAGACCAGATGGATGTTGAT GCCATGGCAATTCACTTCTCAGAG TTTTTGACATTTGCACATGCGGCATTTCATTGGATCGCTATGTCACGAAATCATGCTGTGATGGTTTCGTTTAGTATTTTGAATGAAGTGCATGGAGAGATTCCCTTACCGGAGGAATTTTCAGTCACGGATGTTATTGGTGTTACACTGTTGGATGGAATGCTTTCTCTTCATTCTAATCGTCCTTGTGATCAGAGTAACAGTACTATTAAGTTATGGGTATTGAAAGAGTATGGTATCAAGAAATCTTGGATTCCATTCTTATCTATCGAAGATCCCTATATTGTTTATGCTATACCGAAATATAGGTTTCCGGATGGTGAACTGCTATTCAGGTGCTTTGTTGGGGGTTCATTAAGGACACGTAGTGGACCATTTGGAGCATGGCCCGAAGGTCATACCTTATTAGAGGCACATCCTTTTACAGAAAGCTTGATTTCTCCAAGATCACCAGTTTTTGGAGTACAATGTGATATTTAG